Proteins from one Shewanella pealeana ATCC 700345 genomic window:
- a CDS encoding peroxiredoxin-like family protein codes for MSSMKFTAGAPFPNIQLPGLDGEPISLGTPAEGSDWRLVIIYRGKHCPLCTRYLNEVEKLVADFLKLGIDVVAASADSLEQAQEHKSNLTASFPIAYRLTIENMQQLGLYISNPRSAKETDHPFAEPGLFVINDKGRVQLVDISNGPFARPELSTLLSGLSFIRDPENNYPIRGTYS; via the coding sequence ATGTCATCAATGAAGTTTACTGCAGGCGCGCCCTTTCCCAATATTCAACTGCCCGGCCTAGATGGAGAGCCGATCTCCTTAGGAACTCCGGCTGAGGGAAGTGATTGGCGATTAGTGATTATTTATCGAGGTAAGCACTGCCCACTGTGCACGCGCTATCTCAACGAAGTGGAAAAACTAGTGGCTGATTTTCTTAAATTAGGCATAGACGTAGTCGCAGCCTCGGCAGACTCTCTTGAGCAGGCGCAGGAGCATAAGAGCAACTTAACTGCCAGCTTCCCAATTGCTTACCGCCTCACTATCGAGAACATGCAGCAGCTTGGGCTTTATATCTCAAATCCGCGCTCTGCAAAAGAAACCGATCACCCCTTTGCCGAGCCGGGGCTGTTCGTCATCAATGATAAAGGAAGGGTTCAACTTGTAGATATCTCTAATGGCCCCTTCGCGCGCCCAGAACTGTCGACTTTGCTATCGGGCTTATCTTTTATCCGTGATCCAGAAAATAACTACCCGATCCGTGGTACCTACTCTTAA
- a CDS encoding nuclear transport factor 2 family protein, producing MDMQQKLQQLLDKQEMTELMYKFARALDRVDGELMKSTYWEDAIEEHQDPIFPELFFYNDNAHQFVEPAMEGFRALKATQHRISNPLIEIDGDTATAEAYVWAYHVHEEDCVDKEGILGGRHHFRFERRDGIWKIKHRSTVFDWNQNQDATAIWADNFSDKYRGKRNRQDDSYNYISI from the coding sequence ATGGATATGCAACAAAAACTTCAACAGTTATTAGATAAACAAGAGATGACAGAGCTTATGTATAAGTTCGCTCGTGCATTAGACAGAGTCGATGGTGAACTGATGAAATCAACCTACTGGGAAGATGCCATAGAAGAACATCAAGATCCTATCTTCCCAGAGCTATTCTTTTACAATGACAATGCACACCAATTTGTTGAACCCGCTATGGAAGGCTTTAGAGCCTTAAAAGCCACTCAGCACAGAATTAGCAATCCACTTATCGAGATCGACGGCGATACCGCTACCGCAGAGGCTTATGTCTGGGCCTATCATGTACACGAGGAAGACTGTGTCGATAAAGAGGGCATTTTAGGCGGACGACATCATTTCCGCTTCGAGCGTCGAGACGGCATTTGGAAAATTAAACACCGCTCCACCGTGTTTGACTGGAATCAAAACCAAGATGCCACTGCGATTTGGGCCGATAACTTCAGCGATAAATACCGCGGTAAACGCAATCGCCAAGACGACAGCTACAATTACATTTCAATCTAA